GGGATAcgtcggtggagcagatgtgcagggaggtacggtggtggggcagatgagaaaaggggtacattgatggggcagatgagcagcagagttacagtggtgggacagaagagcaaaggggtacagtggtggggcagatgtgcaggaggtacagtagtgggagggatcagaagggggttcagtggtgggacagaaaagcaggggttacagtggtgggacggatgaggggggggttcagtgttggggcagatgagaatggcgttcagtggtgggacagatgagcgggggggttcagtgtttggccagatgaaaagggggttcagcggtgggacagaagagcagggggtacagcggtggggcagatgtgaaaggaggtgcattggtgggacagatgagcaggaggaacaggtgggacagatgtgcaggaggtatagtagtggggcagatgtgcaggaggtacattggtggggcaggtgagaaagcaggttacagtggtggggcacatgagcagataagttcagtgttaggaaagatgagaagatggttcagtggtgagacagaagagcatgggggtacagcggtggagcagatgtgcagagaggtacagtggtggagcagatgagaaagggggaacattggtggggcagatgagcaggggggggttacagtggtgggacagaagagcagggtggtacaatggtggggcagatgagcatgtgtttacagtggtgggacagaagagcagggggtacagaggtggggcagatgtgcagggggttacagttgtggaacagatgtgcagggggggtacagtagtgaaacagatttgcaagggggacagtgatctgaggtgtgaaggtgcatgaattggggctgatctgaggcatgagtgcaggatgttaatttctcactactgcACAAGTGGTTTAcatcatttactttataaaaaatcctttttgtgattgagagtgtgaagttgacatgtttttgttttaaaatcggcactctcaatttTTGAAAATATTTCACCTTGTTAGGTAAATGGGTCTCAATTTCCTCTTGCAGCTTAGTTTGGACATCAGGGTGTGTTGCGAGGAGGTAGGCCGCGAACATAAGGGTAGTGCTAGTTGTATCATAGCCTGCCATGATGAAGATAAGTCCCTGGGCCATGATCTCAGTGTCAGTCAATTCTATGAAAAAAGAACAGTTTTACCTGGTAATTATAGATACAATATTACATTGTAACTGCAGATACAAGGAGGGCTTGACACTTTTCAGTTTACATGTTAATGCACAGGAAGTAGAAGTGAAAGAGTGAAAATTGTGCATTTGATACCTGTGTGGATCTGCTTCTATAGACCTACAGAACAGCTTGTTCTGAAACCCCCTTGTACCTACAACCTAAACACAGAGTTTGTACTCAAACCTTACTGCAAACCAGCTTTTACTACTGCCATTAACTGTATGAATAAATTGCTATTTTAAGAAAATTTGACATACTGGTTTGTATAATCTTATGGTACCTTAAAAGTCTCCATGAATTATTTAAAGCCTATCTCCAGTGAAAACAACAATCCTCCCGTACAGTGGAGCTTCCCCAAAACTGCAAGATTTAAATGCTTGTTTATGGGCTCTGCATTGAATTtgatgacatcaatgatggggcactattcctcccactgacaccaacggtgtaatttttttactcccactgattgcCAAGCCcatgacattgtttactcccaccaatgccagggcattttcttttcccactggccacagttcggcccccTAATGTTTGAAGGgcagaaaactggccctttgttttgaaagtttggagacacctggtatttgttttaatatattttttcaagtGTAAAGTTCAAAATAAACCTATTACATATGTATGTATTTCACACTTAGTTATTAAGAAATGCCCATAGTAAAAGTAAGGAAATAATAACTGGCTAGAAGGTCTTCACAAGTATgctagttaaagcagaacttcaccctcttaattaacattgactattttaatcttcatgctgctagcattagtaaatagataggaaagtatattatattttcttgttttaatctttttttttacatttcctcagttactttctggtttccaggcctaggcaaatgatatcatacatccccattctcagctaagcacaccctcctgcctgcatgcatgAACTAAGGGgatatggattccaggaagtaaatgctacatgagtaATCAGCACTCAAAATGGCCaccaccagaaatgctaggggttgtttttcaaagtgatttctcagcaaaataaagcctagagacatggatggatgggggagtttgttttGAAAATTGAAGACGGATTAAAGCGGTGGTCCGCCCACAGCTGCAAAAATACTGCacctgttgacttttaataaatcggacacttacctgtcctggagtccagtgatgtcggcaccccagctgatgtttctggcagtgtagcctttcagcttcacgccgggaaccctcttgcgcatgtgcgaggctccgctcctctctcctactggctcggCGACAGAGGGAGGAGatgggagccccagccgtgacgtcaataCCTGTGGTTGAGGCTCCCAGAAGTAAggaaagacaggtatgctgtcgCCCCCCCccgaaagttgccaaatgtggcaccagagggggggaggagtacaatgagcggaaatTCCACTTTTCAGCTTAAAAGTactcaaggcaaaactttttaaaatttttgatagagtggagatggattagaacagcttttattgctgtctgagtcccCGTTAgagagagtcaccctctctatttgtcctttatACCATTacaattaaaagtgaaagtaaatgataatcacaaattttgggttgcccccagaaaagtactggaggggaaatcttccaatggggacactagttctggtgacctgggggtccccaagggatttccttaattaacagagatttactctcacttcttgttttggcaacgagacaggaagtgaaggtaaatctccccaataggacaaagATAGCAATAATAAACCtttcaggggttataaccctcccttactctatccaaaatgaaaaaaaaaaacagttttccctatactttaactacttcccgaccacccgccgcagttgtactacggCAAGGTGGCAGGAtaccgcgaatcgccgtcattgtacgccgGCTTGTTTAAGTCATATAGCTGAAGCGCGCGTGCCCACTGTGTGTGTCGCGGGAGTGCGCCCGCaggtctggcggactcgatgtccactggcgacCCACGATCGTGGTGTACAGAGCCAGATAAACTatataaacaaggcggatccccgttctgacaggggacatgtcagaggtcTTCTGTTCTcagtcatcgggaacagcgatctctgtcatgtccctggcagcccatcccccctacagttagaacacgctgagggaacactaatgttaaccccttccctgccagtgtcatttatacattgatcagtgcatttttgtagcactgatcaatataataatgtcactggtccccaaaaagtgtaatttgtgctcagatttgtccgccgcaatttcTCAGTCCTGCtcaaaatcactgatcgctgccattaccagtaaaaacattaaaaataaataaataaaagtccctaaatccataacgtccttacatcaggtgcccccagcagaatccgcccttacatcaggtgcccccagcagagtccgtccttacaacaggtgcccccagcagagtccgcccttacatcaggtacccctagcagagtccctccctacatcaggcattcccagcagagtccctccttacattaggtgccccaagcggagtccatccttacatcaggtgcccccagtatagtctgtccttacatcaggtgcccccagcggaacccctccttacatctggtgtcctcagcggagcccctccttgcatcaggtgcccccagcagtgtccatccatacatcaggtgtgcccagaaGAGCcctgtccttacatcagtgtacccagcagagcccagtcattacatcagtgtccccagcaaagcccagtctttacatcagtgtcccagcagagctcagtccatacatcagtgtccccagcagagccctgtccctacatcagtgtccccagcggagcccagtccttacaccagtgtccccagcagagtcccagtccttgcatcagtgtcccagCTCGTTGGACACACGGGTGGAGGTTTGTCGGCAGCTCCATGATTTCCAGTTTCCCCGTGtgctcagtggagaggggaggggtctccgatccgtgcagccaaccagcttcagtgtacaagaaaattgtctACTTTTACACTGAAgtgagaagccgattggctgcatggatcggagGCCCCTcgcctctccactgaacacaggggggAAAAAGACCTTGCGACGAGGATCCCAAAAATTGTGATTGTCcctggaaaatcaggactgttggcaagtatgcatcaGGCCAGGAAGTGGATGCTAGAGTTTGTCTCGCCGCAAAAATGCCACTTCATTCCATCTCATGGCTGTTCTATGTTTGTCTTTCTTTATTAAAATACTCTGTGCCAGGAAACAACTAGAACCTGAACTACAAACACTTTCAATACAAAAGTATAGCCATTGATCTTATTAtatcactttttctttttctttttttagtttaatGCATAATTGCAGTTGTTTGATGTTCCTCAACTAGATTTGTTGTGAAGACCTTCTATCCAATAAAAATTGCATTCCTTTTGCAGAAAATGTATAGTTAACTCCATAGTAATATGCAGTCTGTGGTGCTTCTAGTTCTCAAAATCTTATATAATTTGTTTTACCTTTGTAACCatgattctcctcttctgatgaTGTCCTATCTTTGGTCTGAGATTCAACCATGAGTTGCAGAAAATCCACCCGGTCctaagcaaaagaaaagaaaataatagtgggttgatattttatatcacatgcaCAGAAAAGTTATTTTATGACTCAAAGAATAGCAACTTAAGGATCACCCAAATAAAAATGAGGCTACTGATTTGAGAATCATTTCTGAAAATATAGACCTCTGTGATACTGAGAGCAGAAACGGCTGTCAACAGTGCTCATTAATTCATACAGACATTTTCTCACCCTCAGAAAATCTTTCTATGAGTGGGAGGGCAGAAGAGGGAAAGATCAAAATACTACACATGTTCATTGTCATTCAGAAACATAGCAGGTACTGGTTTTTCATAACTGTACATCTATGGCCAAGGAGGTAGCCATAGCTTTTGGATAGCAGTTAAGATGTtgacaaacaataaaaaaactccCAACCTAAATAGATATGTATGTAACACATATGAGTATACCTACAAAAGCCATCAACATCACTTATATCTCTCATGTACAAATGGTGTTCAAGAGATTCCAACATTTTCCCATGATAAGACTGCAATAGCTGTATCTAATTTCTTTTAAACATGCACAGATATGCAGACAGCAATCACTAATGGAAGTATTAGAAAAAAGAATCACttttaaatattcaaaaaaaatcactgtgcaaacAGAAGATGAATACAAAACTGCATCCTTGTTCTTCTACTATTGTTATTTAAAAGAACAATCCAGTCATGCATACAGCCAACTTAATTTGTTCAcatcttaaaccccccccccctcctccccagctaAATAACCGCTTACtgactgtgctatagccaaatgacatcTACAGTACGGCCATCCAGTTCTGGGACGGTGTCTATTGATGTCCTTCCAGAACCATTACCCCCCGCTGCGGCACGCAtctggcatgctctgtgatcactgtgtcctttggGCACAGTTGATCACAGTTTGGAgttaagggccaatcacagcggccctttaccatgtgattggctgtgtccaaccacagctgatcaccatgtaaacacacttgccgatTATCAGCATTTCGGTAACCGGTCAGTGTGAAAgtggacatctacactgataatcagggcgctgatcatcagtgtcctgattatgagtgctgacaatcagtgcccatcagtggtgctaatccgtgcccatcagtgctgcaaattagtgcccatcagtgctgtcaataagtaaccatcagtgctgcatatcagtacagcctcatcagtgcctccccatcagtgcccaccagtgtctcctcatcggtgctgccttatcagtgcccatcagtgcagcctactggtgctgcctattagtgcccatcagtgcacatcaatgaaggagaaaaattacctatttgcaaaattttataacacaaactAAGTAAAACTACTTCAAGTTTACTTACCGATTTAATACCTTTCTGCCTGTCTTTCTTGATACTTTTAATGGCATTTTGGAAAAAGTTGAGAACACTTAAAGGTAGGAAGCAGAAATTCAGTTTGTCCAATAGAGGTATAAGGAATGGACATAGCactgcaagaaaaaaaacatagatatAATTAATGGTTAAATATTCTGCAAAATGGACCAAATGCCTTCTAATATATAGGATTGCAGCCTTAGATAATACATATTTGTAAGTAGGAGACTGAATAACTTACCTGTAGTTAAGAACAATGGATTGAAAAAGGAGAATTCGAAAAGCTTCTTGGCATTGGTGACAAATGGATCGTTGGGATTGTTCTGTGAATCCACATTCACACTGAATGATGTACTTAGAACAATGTCCATGGCGTAGCTTCCAAAGATGCTGACACAAATAACAAAGCTTTAGTAATCAAAAAATAGCCCATATATCAACCAGTGTCACTCCTATCCTATATTCCTAAAATCCTATATTCCTACAGAATTATACTGGCTGTgctaaaaaattaaaatactacattAGCCCCATGTGCGTATTATACACCTCTTTCCCATCCATCATTCTAGCCAATGATAAGGCAACTCAAGCGAAGCTGTATAAAATAGATACTAACACCATCCAGTCTAGAACAAAATATTTCTTTGACAAATTGCAGTTCAGTGTAGACTGATGCTAACTATTCAGTCTTAAAAAAACAACTGCAAATAAGTACCAAGTCATATTACAAATAGGCCTCAATGAGTGTGGTTGATTTCATTTAATCAACATTAACTTTTCATTGTCATCGATTTATTACAAATGGATATCTACTCCTTTTTGTAAACAGCATTCTGTTAGATTGGTTTCCAATAATTCATACACCACATACTTACTCCTTCATGTTTAAAAATTCTTTGTTATCAACTTTCTTCTGGACATTCTTCACTAAAAGGGCTCCATAAGTTTTAATTATTGGGAACATCTGTGGAGATGACAAGATGCGAATGAGGAGAGCCATAAATGCCCTGCAACAGTGTGCAATGCACGTGGTTGTGGTGCATTTGTGCTGCAATTATGGGGTTAATACAGTCGGCGTGGATGCAGTCAAATGGCTCTGAAAGGCAATCTGAACATGGATCGCTTTTTAGCGGAGTGGCGGTTTAGACGCAGGTCTAAACctagccttaggctccattcacactagcgcgttttttgatgtattttgcattttgcagaaatgcacgggaattttttaacatgggttcctatggaacatgttcacatcaatgcttttttgtttctctgcatttttggaaagggtcggggactttttttcatgcaaaatgcagcgttttgcatgtaatagaattcaatggacaagcatcaaaaacgcaagtgcaccgtttttgcagcgtttttgatgcgtttttgcttttttttttttttttttttaatttttttttaattttttttttagactgtaaaaaaaaaactgtaaaaaaaaacgcaaaacgcaaatcgcggcaaaaacgccgcaaaaacgccgcaaaaacgctgctcaaaaacgtggcaagcatgaaaaaaaaaacctccaaaaacgctcaaaagcaacatgcataggtgtgaatcgagcctaacagagCCATTCCTGATATTATAGCTTTGTCACAGGTTGCCTGTTGCACTGCTATTTTTCTTATTGCACTGGTAAAGATGTGGtgaattatatatacagtacattatgtATACAGGAAAGACTCACCTGTTTCAGTTTTCCACTGGTGAACGTAGGTGACAGCACACTTCGTATTCGCTTCCATTGTTCATCCTCAGCACTTGATACCGCAGAATTTAAAGGCCCATTTAGTCCAAAATTCTAAATTGCATAGAATATACAGGTGAGAACTGGGTTAGAAATACATTCAAATTCTTTGGAGGAGAAAAGAAAAGTAAACTCAGTCAGCCAATTTTCCCATTAAACCTGTGTGTCTATACAGGAAGGACTCCCCATGCAACTGTCTTTAACTGGCTGCCACTTGCAGCTGAAGCCATCCTTTATTCATTACCAATAGTGAATGCCAATTGCAGTTGTTATATGGGGATCGTTAGAagaagggaaaccccatgcctgGATCTGTAGCATTAGATAAACTGAATCATTTCCTTATGGTGTTGTGTAGCTTCAGCAATTCAGAAAGCAACCATGCTAGCCAGGAATAAAGACAGAGGTAGAGACGGCAAAACAGCCAAAATTATGCCTTTTAGCAGCtaactaaaatatttaaaaacacagGCTTTTAGAACTATAAAGTCCCCTTTTCAggtattaaccccttgccgaccagccgtcgtcattttactgcggtaggtcggcacgatcccgtgagccgtcgtagctatacatggGGTAGCAGGCATGCGCACGCTGCACagcggggtgccgatgctcgtggctggcagtcgcagaacagggacgcgtgtgtgtgtgtgtgtgtgtaaacacacaaatccctgttctgtgaggcgtgacagatcatgagttcctattagctagaaccaacgatccgtcacttcctctaggtcagtcccctccccttacagttagaaacataataagggaacacagttaaccccttgatcgccccctagtgttaaccccttccctgccagtgacatttttacagtaatcagagcattattatagcactgattgctgtataaatgccaatggtcccaaaaatgtgtcaaaagtgtccgatgtgtctgccataatgtcgcagtcctgataaaaattgcagatcgccgccattactagtaaaaaaaaaataataaaaatgctataaatctatcccctattttgtatatgcttattgcgatttttttaccaaaaatatgtagaagaatacatataaactgagaaaaaatttgctttttaaaaaaaaaatggggatattcattatagcaaaaagtacaaaacattgtgtttttttcaaaattgacgctcttattttgtgtatagcgcaaaaaataaaaaatgcagaggcgatcaaataccaccaaaagaaagctctatttgtgggaaaaaaaggacgtcaattttgtttgggtacagcgtcgcacgactgcgcaattgtcagttaaagcgatgcagtgcagaatcgcaaaaaatggcccggtcattcagcagccaaatcttccggggctgaagtggttaaggcaggtaaaattataaaaatggcaaaatatacattttctattttctgcATTTTTTCTGTCATATTACCTGAAGAAAGGGGTTTGTAGctctaaaaaattgcaacaatgttACCCCTAAAAAAAGAATGACTTTGACGTGGTTTATTTGGCATCTCTACCTCAGCATTTCGGAAAGATCTATTATTTTTAGAATTTGTCATGTGGCCTCCTGCATTCAGAGCTGAAAAATGACGCTGTTACAGGCGTTGAGTGTTTTATTTCAGCCTGTAAATGCACCTCTATGTAagtctatgtgtccatacacacataagCATTTACAGGCCTATGGAAGAGGAgtatttacaggctgaaaaaaaaaaaaaaaacaccagcaggCGTGTTCAGTAGAAtagaggagcaaaaaaaaaaaaatgtgaatgggccTAAACGCTAGATGCATAAATTATTATGCTGACCAAAAGAATGCATTAATGCTTAAAGACTAGACACATGTGCAATATGCGGCGTTTACTGCGTTTTTAAGCAGCTTTTTCCTGCCTGGAGTTTTGGCGTTCAGAGGGGCTAAGCGTATGCACTGTGTGCGTGAGGCCTAACAATGTAATTTCAAatgattattatacagggtttattaaatgaataaaaattgacATGAGAATAAGTAAAACAAGCGCCTTGGCTGAAAGAACACACTAAGGGAGAAACACTTAAAAGCTAAAATATTTTACAAACTGTAGTAAGATTCATATACAGTACAGCCACTTACCCTTCTGTTGGTGAAAACACTATAACATTCCTTTACAAGAATGGCTTTTATGATTACTGGATCCATAATACCTAGAACTGGTTGTCTACCATCAAAa
This window of the Aquarana catesbeiana isolate 2022-GZ linkage group LG01, ASM4218655v1, whole genome shotgun sequence genome carries:
- the LOC141113701 gene encoding cytochrome P450 3A24-like, coding for MYFLPEFSKETWILLILLLALLTYYGIWPYRIFKKYGIPGPKPLPFIGTFLENKNGLAEFDMKCFKKYGKIWGFFDGRQPVLGIMDPVIIKAILVKECYSVFTNRRNFGLNGPLNSAVSSAEDEQWKRIRSVLSPTFTSGKLKQMFPIIKTYGALLVKNVQKKVDNKEFLNMKDIFGSYAMDIVLSTSFSVNVDSQNNPNDPFVTNAKKLFEFSFFNPLFLTTVLCPFLIPLLDKLNFCFLPLSVLNFFQNAIKSIKKDRQKGIKSDRVDFLQLMVESQTKDRTSSEEENHGYKELTDTEIMAQGLIFIMAGYDTTSTTLMFAAYLLATHPDVQTKLQEEIETHLPNKAPPTYEALMQMEYLDMVIYETLRMYPATGRLERVCKKTIEINGVTIPEGVVTVIPIYVLHRDPSLWADPEEFRPERFSKENKETQDPYTFLPFGFGPRNCIGMRFAMVNMKAAIVLLLQNFSFRTCKDTPIPLQLDTIGFVKTTKPVILNLVPREDQKTGK